A region from the Rufibacter sp. DG15C genome encodes:
- a CDS encoding C40 family peptidase, whose amino-acid sequence MMKNYIISALAVTASFLSFFYEAQSSTANTYNQASVTTQEEMMTEWVLENNNLASEATVAAVGTEVKTGKVLTLKDSLFYSYYSQTLGLKLDYQEDQALLKTVTDWIGTPYRSGGSTKKGTDCSGFVSNVFKQVYGITLTHSSRSMFTQVKRVAKATMNTGDLVFFRRGPGQPIYHVGIYLKDGKFIHSASRGGVMINSLNSAYYKKYFYAAGRAI is encoded by the coding sequence ATGATGAAAAATTACATCATTTCTGCCCTAGCAGTAACAGCATCTTTCTTATCATTCTTTTACGAGGCCCAGTCCTCAACTGCTAATACCTACAACCAGGCATCTGTCACTACCCAAGAGGAGATGATGACAGAATGGGTTCTAGAGAACAACAATCTAGCTTCTGAAGCTACTGTTGCAGCCGTTGGCACAGAAGTGAAGACCGGCAAAGTCCTTACTCTAAAAGACTCTCTTTTCTACAGCTACTACTCCCAGACCCTGGGCCTTAAACTGGATTACCAAGAAGACCAAGCGCTTCTGAAAACCGTCACCGACTGGATAGGCACCCCATACCGTTCAGGCGGAAGCACCAAAAAAGGCACTGACTGCTCTGGCTTTGTCTCTAACGTATTCAAGCAAGTGTACGGCATCACCCTCACCCACAGCTCGCGGTCTATGTTCACCCAGGTAAAGCGCGTGGCCAAGGCCACCATGAATACCGGTGACCTAGTATTCTTCCGCCGCGGACCGGGCCAACCCATCTACCACGTAGGCATTTACCTGAAAGACGGTAAGTTCATCCATTCTGCCTCGCGCGGCGGCGTGATGATCAACTCGTTGAACTCAGCCTATTACAAGAAATACTTTTACGCAGCCGGCAGAGCCATCTAA
- a CDS encoding M48 family metallopeptidase encodes MERKKRPTAAAAEILEKEIAPIGKVTFVSSATARFVRISIRPGQGVKVTMPKRATLAQAEAFVQEKTAWIQKHLTNLEKHQPKPFLFTPEEPFKTRYHQLHLQPHTLSQLKSKLKDGQLQVQYPEHLSWDHPEVQSYIKSAVEQTLRLEAKRYLPERVAFWASQFNFSYQKVVIKSAKTRWGSCSSTNNINLNLHLMRLPQHLCDYVILHELAHTIEKNHGPRFWALLDKISGDAKGLDKELKNYRLQQF; translated from the coding sequence ATGGAAAGGAAGAAGCGCCCCACTGCCGCCGCAGCAGAGATTCTGGAGAAAGAGATAGCCCCCATTGGCAAGGTGACCTTTGTGTCCAGCGCCACTGCTAGGTTTGTGCGCATTAGCATCAGGCCGGGACAGGGTGTGAAAGTGACCATGCCCAAGCGCGCCACCCTGGCGCAGGCAGAAGCTTTTGTACAAGAGAAAACCGCCTGGATTCAAAAGCATTTGACCAACCTGGAGAAGCACCAGCCCAAGCCCTTTCTGTTCACTCCCGAAGAGCCTTTCAAGACCCGTTACCACCAGTTGCACCTGCAACCGCACACCTTGTCGCAACTTAAAAGCAAACTGAAAGACGGTCAACTACAGGTACAGTACCCAGAGCATCTTTCTTGGGACCATCCAGAGGTGCAATCGTATATTAAGTCCGCCGTGGAGCAGACGCTCAGGCTGGAGGCCAAGCGCTACCTACCCGAGCGCGTGGCTTTCTGGGCCAGTCAGTTTAATTTCTCTTACCAAAAGGTGGTGATTAAAAGCGCCAAGACCCGCTGGGGAAGCTGCTCGTCTACTAATAACATTAATCTGAACCTGCACCTCATGCGCCTGCCGCAGCACCTCTGTGACTATGTAATCTTGCATGAGCTGGCGCACACCATTGAGAAAAACCACGGTCCGCGCTTCTGGGCTTTGCTGGACAAGATCAGCGGAGACGCTAAAGGCTTGGACAAGGAGTTGAAGAATTATAGGCTTCAGCAGTTTTAG
- a CDS encoding efflux RND transporter periplasmic adaptor subunit, which translates to MKKQLLTVLTLATLLTACGGEKDKTAQLADLKKQQADITSQIATLEGELQKEGKGTAPVAAAVPVSVVKVQPETFRHYLEVQGKVDFDQNVMVSAKMPGVLTSVRVVRGDKVGKGQTLATIDASVLDQQIAALRPNLDLARTVFQKQKNLWEQKIGTEIQYLTAKNNVQSLERQIAAMQETKAQYTIKSPISGEVDEVIPKAGEAVSPGIGIIRVVNANSGKIVADVSEAYASQIKEGDEAMVLFPDINTEVATTVRVVGKNINPSTRAFTVELGVKESDRGKVKLSPNMVAVVRIQDYVKEGALVLPVNLVQKDEQGSFVYVVEQKGNQRVATKRNITVGTTYAGKIEVLTGLTANDQVISAGAQNLNPGQAVSF; encoded by the coding sequence ATGAAAAAGCAATTACTCACTGTCCTTACGCTAGCTACTTTACTAACGGCTTGCGGTGGAGAAAAAGATAAAACTGCCCAACTGGCAGACCTTAAGAAACAACAAGCAGACATCACCAGCCAGATTGCCACGCTAGAAGGTGAGCTGCAGAAAGAAGGCAAAGGCACGGCACCTGTAGCAGCGGCCGTTCCGGTATCTGTGGTGAAAGTTCAGCCAGAGACCTTTAGGCATTACCTGGAGGTGCAAGGCAAGGTAGACTTTGACCAAAACGTGATGGTGAGTGCCAAGATGCCGGGCGTCTTGACCAGCGTGCGCGTGGTGCGCGGTGACAAAGTAGGCAAAGGCCAGACCCTGGCCACCATTGACGCCAGCGTCCTGGACCAGCAGATTGCCGCCCTTCGGCCTAACCTGGATTTGGCCCGCACAGTGTTCCAGAAGCAGAAAAACCTTTGGGAGCAGAAGATTGGCACCGAGATCCAGTACCTGACGGCCAAAAACAATGTGCAGAGCCTGGAGCGCCAGATTGCCGCCATGCAGGAAACCAAAGCCCAGTACACCATCAAATCGCCTATCTCTGGCGAGGTGGATGAGGTAATCCCTAAAGCAGGTGAAGCAGTGTCACCGGGTATTGGCATCATTAGAGTGGTGAATGCTAATAGCGGTAAAATTGTGGCAGACGTGTCTGAGGCCTACGCGTCCCAGATCAAAGAAGGAGATGAGGCCATGGTCTTGTTCCCAGACATCAATACAGAAGTAGCCACAACCGTGAGAGTGGTTGGTAAAAACATCAACCCCAGCACCCGCGCCTTTACAGTAGAGTTGGGCGTGAAGGAAAGTGACCGCGGCAAGGTAAAGCTAAGCCCTAACATGGTGGCCGTGGTGCGCATCCAGGACTATGTGAAAGAAGGAGCCTTGGTGCTGCCAGTAAACCTGGTGCAAAAAGATGAGCAGGGCAGCTTTGTGTACGTGGTAGAGCAAAAGGGCAACCAACGCGTGGCCACTAAACGCAACATTACGGTGGGTACCACTTATGCTGGCAAGATTGAAGTGTTGACCGGTCTTACTGCCAATGACCAGGTGATTAGTGCTGGTGCGCAGAATCTGAACCCAGGGCAAGCAGTAAGTTTCTAA
- a CDS encoding YkvA family protein, with the protein MNNQNQDHKNVSESPLFKRILTKAEEYLKQPSRVKDLLNDAYQKATEKKDVGTIAGEAFESLMTLGRLIKAAVGGEYHGLPTRTIVGGVAVIIYFLMPIDIIPDWLPVVGFLDDISLLAWFMTSIKGELDKFQAWEGSNQYRNTDTHGSTAQHELTVDTSAHTAKYEDEPAGQYSGSRETKPSSSGLGSSGPGNSPSQGGHGLSTGGAIPPQNATPVTELHGVEGTPISEIDPTATHDAEPTDHGVPSGYGETNVRASTTDSTRVPSSNRDDMDHGGNVR; encoded by the coding sequence ATGAATAACCAGAACCAAGACCACAAGAACGTTTCAGAGTCTCCCCTGTTCAAGCGCATTCTCACCAAAGCCGAAGAGTACCTCAAGCAGCCGTCCCGAGTGAAGGACCTATTGAACGATGCCTACCAGAAGGCCACAGAGAAAAAAGACGTAGGCACCATTGCCGGCGAAGCGTTTGAAAGCCTCATGACCCTAGGCCGCTTGATAAAAGCCGCCGTGGGCGGTGAATACCACGGCCTGCCCACCCGCACCATTGTAGGCGGCGTAGCGGTGATCATTTACTTCTTGATGCCCATTGACATTATTCCAGACTGGCTGCCGGTGGTGGGCTTCTTAGATGACATTAGCCTATTGGCCTGGTTCATGACCAGCATCAAAGGAGAGCTAGACAAGTTCCAAGCCTGGGAAGGCAGCAACCAATACAGAAACACAGACACGCACGGCAGCACAGCCCAGCATGAATTGACGGTAGACACATCGGCGCACACGGCTAAATACGAAGACGAGCCAGCCGGCCAGTACAGCGGAAGCCGTGAGACAAAACCCTCTAGCAGCGGATTGGGATCTTCGGGTCCGGGCAACAGCCCCTCACAAGGAGGCCATGGCCTTTCTACCGGCGGAGCCATCCCTCCGCAAAACGCTACGCCGGTAACAGAGCTACACGGCGTAGAAGGAACGCCTATTTCAGAGATTGACCCTACGGCCACGCATGACGCAGAGCCCACAGACCATGGCGTGCCTTCTGGCTACGGCGAAACCAACGTACGCGCCTCTACCACAGACAGCACCCGCGTCCCCAGCAGCAACCGTGATGACATGGACCACGGCGGTAACGTACGCTAA
- a CDS encoding TolC family protein, whose amino-acid sequence MKNVPKVRRLLFCWLLLMLLSTSASWAQGQEYTLKQAIDYALQNRASLKTLRNQEKIDKAKVGEVRAIGLPQVNAAVDISHNYIPQKSKVDFGDLGGGGQLNDFTITREQIEGNQDIVLTPTYTVPEGMSGPQILSFTQPWSGNAVLSGSQLLFDGSYLIGLKAASTYTQLSRKNTQQGEIEVAEQVSKAYYSVLVANEQIKLLDQNLSRLDTLLRQTVIMNKNGFVEKLDVDRLRVSLNNLKIDRDRAQRLHELGEQLLKFQMGLPQDQPITLADQLNESTLATAAPKSNANGFNYASRIEYSILETQRDLALLSQRNIKSGYLPRLVLTGAYGYNSNESSFANLAKVRASKSAGINRTWFDYGVVGLGLQVPIFDGLRKSYQIQQSKLQLENVKLGFEQLQQAIDLQLRQSDVTVTNTLSVLRAQRQNMELAEEIARVSRIKYQEGVGSNLEVITAETDLRAAQTNYYTALYDALIAQVDADRATGALLLK is encoded by the coding sequence AGTCCGCAGACTCCTTTTCTGCTGGCTTCTTTTAATGCTCCTGTCTACGTCTGCCAGTTGGGCCCAAGGACAGGAATATACCTTAAAGCAAGCCATTGACTACGCCCTGCAAAACAGAGCCAGCTTGAAAACGCTTCGCAACCAAGAAAAGATAGACAAAGCCAAGGTTGGAGAGGTAAGAGCGATTGGCCTTCCGCAGGTGAATGCGGCCGTGGATATAAGTCATAACTACATCCCTCAAAAATCAAAAGTCGATTTCGGGGATCTGGGCGGGGGAGGCCAGTTAAATGACTTCACTATTACCAGAGAACAGATAGAAGGGAACCAAGACATTGTTCTTACGCCCACCTACACGGTTCCAGAAGGTATGTCTGGTCCGCAAATCCTCTCTTTCACGCAACCATGGAGCGGTAATGCTGTTCTGTCTGGCTCGCAGCTTTTGTTTGATGGGTCTTACCTGATTGGCTTAAAAGCAGCTTCTACCTACACCCAACTTTCAAGAAAAAACACCCAGCAGGGTGAGATAGAAGTAGCTGAGCAAGTGAGCAAGGCTTATTACAGTGTGTTGGTGGCCAATGAGCAAATTAAGCTCCTAGACCAAAACCTATCCAGATTAGACACATTGTTGCGCCAGACAGTGATCATGAACAAAAACGGGTTCGTGGAAAAGCTGGACGTGGATAGATTGCGCGTGAGCTTGAATAACCTTAAGATTGACCGTGACCGAGCCCAACGCCTGCATGAATTAGGGGAGCAATTGCTTAAGTTTCAGATGGGCCTTCCTCAAGATCAACCCATCACCTTGGCAGATCAATTAAATGAAAGCACCTTGGCTACCGCAGCGCCTAAAAGCAATGCCAACGGGTTTAATTATGCCAGCCGAATTGAGTATTCTATTTTAGAAACCCAACGGGATTTGGCGCTTTTAAGTCAGCGCAATATTAAGTCAGGTTACTTGCCAAGGCTTGTATTAACAGGTGCCTATGGGTACAATAGCAACGAATCTTCTTTTGCCAATCTAGCAAAGGTAAGAGCCTCCAAAAGTGCTGGCATTAACAGAACGTGGTTTGACTATGGAGTGGTAGGACTTGGGTTGCAGGTACCCATTTTTGACGGCTTGCGCAAGAGCTACCAGATTCAGCAGTCTAAGCTACAACTGGAGAATGTGAAGCTAGGCTTTGAGCAATTGCAACAAGCCATTGACCTTCAGTTACGCCAGTCAGATGTGACCGTGACCAATACCTTGAGCGTGCTGAGGGCACAGCGCCAAAACATGGAGCTGGCAGAAGAGATTGCCCGCGTGAGCCGCATCAAGTACCAAGAGGGGGTTGGCTCTAACCTAGAAGTAATCACCGCCGAAACTGATCTACGCGCCGCCCAGACCAATTATTACACCGCCTTGTATGACGCGTTGATTGCCCAAGTAGACGCAGACAGAGCCACTGGTGCCTTACTTCTCAAATAG
- a CDS encoding efflux RND transporter permease subunit has protein sequence MEQSNRIKEFKPTSWSIDNRTSIYIITLIISLAGILAYNRLQKENFPDIVIPTMIVTTVYPGTSPSDMENLVTRPIEKQIKSLSGVKKVTSTSMQDFAMINVEFNTDVDVEVGKQRVKDAVDKAKTDLPTDLPQAPNVQEISFSEMPIMYVNLSGNFSAERLKTFAEDLQDRIEALPEITRVDIVGALEQEVQINVDMYKMQAAKVTFGDIERAIALENMTISGGTVRVGEMKRAVRVVGQYTDPTAIGDIVVKSLTGANIYLRDIAQVVDTFEERESFARLDNEPVITLNVVKRSGENLIEASDKINEIIKQTHGNQLPKDLKITVTGDQSTSTRHSLNDLINTIIIGFILVTLILMFFMGTTNALFVGLSVPISMFLAFLVMPMLGFSLNMIVLFSFLLALGIVVDDAIVVIENTHRILHQTHWNIFKSAKAAAGEVFIPVLAGTLTTVAPFLPLAFWPGIIGKFMFYLPITLILTLMASLIVAFIINPVFAVSFMDRGDVKDPAKERRTFMLSMIIMGTVALAAYALGSMGIGNLVVVIMIFVALNKFVFTGWINKFQSTVLPAFMTRYENSLRWMLVGKRPYGVVAFVVGLLFLSFVVTAIRSPKVVFFPDGDPNFVYTYINMPIGTDQSVTDSVTKIVEQRVHKVVGKNNPNVESIISNVAIGAGDPNSPSIQAESNKGKVTVAFVDYQYREPGISTNMYLDKVREAVKGIPGAEITVEKEQNGPPVGKAIVVEVAGEDFQGLIALSKQVENYLDSAQIAGIEDLRTDLQDQNPEITIEIDRVRANREGLSTAQIGSEIRTAIFGKEASKFKKDEDEYPIQVRYSELYRKNIDQLQNMVLTFRDASGAVRQVPVSAVANVKYSTTYGGIKRKNLKRVITLSSNVLGGYNNNEVVANIQSALTRFNAPEGYEIRMGGEQEDQQETMDFLGLAGMAALGLIFLILVTQFNSVSKPLIILSEIIFSVIGVLLGFSVFNMDMSVVMTGIGIIALAGIVVKNGILLVEFTDVLRDQGMELKEAIVMAGKTRLNPVILTATAAILGLIPLAIGLNINFFTLFSELDPHFFLGGENVTFWGPLAWTIIFGLSFSTFLTLLVVPMMYLINERIKDRVLPKRKQQKHAAVPVVTH, from the coding sequence ATGGAACAATCAAATAGAATTAAGGAATTCAAGCCCACCAGTTGGTCTATTGATAACCGAACCAGCATTTACATCATCACCTTGATTATTTCGCTGGCGGGTATCTTGGCCTACAACCGCTTGCAGAAAGAGAACTTCCCAGACATTGTGATCCCTACCATGATCGTGACCACTGTGTACCCCGGTACCTCGCCGTCTGACATGGAGAACCTAGTAACGCGCCCCATTGAAAAGCAGATCAAGTCGCTGTCTGGAGTGAAGAAAGTGACCTCTACCTCTATGCAGGACTTTGCCATGATCAACGTGGAATTCAACACAGACGTGGACGTGGAAGTGGGCAAGCAGCGCGTGAAAGACGCGGTAGACAAAGCCAAAACCGACTTGCCGACCGACTTGCCGCAGGCACCCAATGTGCAGGAGATCAGCTTCTCAGAAATGCCCATCATGTACGTCAACCTATCGGGAAATTTCAGTGCAGAGCGCTTAAAGACCTTCGCTGAGGATCTGCAGGACCGCATTGAGGCCCTGCCAGAGATTACCCGCGTAGACATTGTAGGGGCGCTGGAGCAGGAAGTGCAAATCAACGTGGACATGTATAAAATGCAGGCCGCCAAAGTCACCTTCGGGGATATTGAGCGCGCCATTGCCTTAGAAAACATGACCATTTCTGGCGGTACTGTGCGTGTAGGCGAAATGAAGCGTGCCGTGCGCGTGGTAGGCCAATACACTGACCCTACCGCCATTGGCGACATTGTAGTAAAATCACTGACTGGTGCTAACATCTATTTAAGAGACATTGCCCAAGTAGTAGACACCTTTGAGGAACGCGAAAGCTTTGCCCGCCTGGACAATGAGCCGGTTATCACCTTGAACGTGGTAAAACGCAGCGGTGAGAACTTGATTGAAGCCTCAGACAAGATCAATGAGATCATCAAGCAGACGCACGGTAACCAACTACCCAAAGATCTGAAGATTACGGTCACCGGTGACCAGTCTACCAGCACCCGTCACTCCTTGAATGACTTGATCAACACCATCATCATCGGGTTTATTTTGGTGACTTTGATCTTGATGTTCTTCATGGGAACCACCAACGCTTTATTCGTGGGCTTGTCGGTGCCTATCTCCATGTTCCTGGCCTTCTTAGTGATGCCTATGTTGGGCTTCTCCCTGAACATGATTGTATTGTTTTCCTTCTTACTGGCCCTGGGGATTGTGGTAGATGATGCCATTGTGGTGATTGAGAACACGCATCGCATTCTGCACCAGACGCATTGGAACATCTTTAAATCAGCTAAAGCAGCAGCAGGGGAGGTATTTATTCCTGTACTGGCAGGTACTTTGACGACGGTAGCGCCTTTCTTGCCGCTGGCATTCTGGCCGGGCATCATTGGTAAGTTCATGTTCTACCTGCCCATCACCTTGATCTTGACTTTGATGGCGTCCTTGATTGTGGCCTTCATCATTAACCCGGTGTTTGCGGTTTCCTTCATGGACCGCGGCGATGTGAAAGACCCCGCTAAGGAGAGAAGAACATTTATGCTTTCCATGATCATCATGGGTACTGTTGCTCTGGCGGCGTACGCTCTCGGGTCTATGGGCATCGGGAACCTGGTAGTAGTCATCATGATCTTTGTGGCCCTGAACAAGTTTGTGTTCACCGGCTGGATCAACAAATTCCAGTCAACTGTGCTGCCGGCCTTTATGACGCGCTATGAGAATTCACTGCGCTGGATGCTGGTTGGCAAGCGCCCGTACGGCGTGGTCGCCTTTGTGGTGGGCTTGTTGTTCTTATCATTTGTGGTGACGGCCATCCGATCTCCCAAAGTGGTGTTCTTCCCAGACGGCGACCCTAACTTTGTGTACACCTACATCAACATGCCTATTGGGACGGACCAGTCGGTAACGGACTCTGTGACTAAGATTGTGGAGCAGCGCGTGCATAAAGTGGTAGGCAAGAACAACCCGAACGTAGAGTCCATCATCTCTAACGTAGCCATTGGCGCTGGTGACCCTAACAGTCCAAGCATCCAGGCCGAATCTAACAAAGGCAAGGTAACCGTAGCATTTGTGGACTACCAATACCGCGAGCCCGGCATTAGCACCAACATGTACCTAGACAAAGTGCGTGAAGCCGTCAAAGGCATTCCAGGTGCTGAAATCACGGTAGAGAAAGAGCAGAACGGCCCGCCGGTAGGTAAAGCGATTGTGGTAGAAGTAGCCGGCGAAGACTTCCAAGGCTTGATTGCCCTCTCTAAGCAAGTAGAAAACTATTTAGATTCTGCCCAGATTGCCGGTATTGAAGACCTGCGCACCGACTTGCAGGACCAAAATCCTGAGATTACCATTGAGATTGACCGCGTACGCGCCAACCGCGAAGGACTGAGCACGGCTCAGATTGGTTCTGAGATCAGAACAGCCATCTTCGGGAAGGAAGCTTCTAAGTTTAAGAAAGACGAGGACGAGTACCCAATCCAAGTGCGCTACTCTGAACTGTACCGCAAGAACATTGACCAGTTGCAGAACATGGTGCTTACGTTTAGGGATGCGTCTGGAGCAGTGCGCCAGGTGCCGGTTTCGGCGGTAGCCAACGTGAAATACTCTACCACCTACGGCGGTATCAAGCGCAAGAACCTGAAGCGCGTGATCACGCTTTCCTCTAACGTGCTGGGCGGTTACAACAACAATGAAGTGGTGGCCAATATCCAGTCTGCGTTGACCCGTTTCAATGCGCCAGAGGGCTATGAGATTAGAATGGGCGGGGAGCAAGAGGACCAACAAGAGACCATGGACTTCTTGGGATTGGCCGGAATGGCCGCCCTGGGGCTTATTTTCTTGATTCTGGTGACGCAGTTTAACTCGGTGTCTAAGCCCCTCATTATTTTGTCAGAAATTATTTTCTCTGTCATAGGGGTATTGCTGGGCTTCTCTGTCTTTAATATGGACATGTCAGTGGTGATGACCGGTATTGGTATCATTGCGCTGGCAGGGATTGTGGTGAAGAACGGCATTTTGCTGGTTGAATTCACCGATGTGCTACGTGACCAGGGCATGGAATTGAAGGAAGCCATTGTGATGGCGGGCAAAACCCGACTGAACCCGGTAATCCTGACCGCTACTGCCGCCATCTTAGGTTTGATTCCGTTGGCCATTGGCTTGAACATTAACTTCTTCACGCTCTTCTCTGAGTTGGATCCGCACTTCTTCTTGGGTGGTGAAAACGTGACGTTCTGGGGCCCGCTGGCCTGGACCATCATTTTCGGGTTGAGCTTCTCTACGTTCCTGACCTTGCTGGTAGTGCCTATGATGTACCTGATCAATGAGAGAATCAAAGACCGGGTGCTCCCTAAGCGCAAGCAGCAGAAACATGCCGCCGTACCTGTTGTGACTCATTAG
- a CDS encoding thioredoxin family protein, whose translation MRKSLPLLCLLGLFALLTSAIMVSNGYQIGDIAADFKLKNVNGQLMSLKDQKNAKGYVVTFTCNTCPFAKLYEDRLIQLHQKYAPLGYPVVAINPNDVKASPGDSFVKMQERAKDKKFPFVYLYDETQEVAKRFGATRTPHLYILQKTDQGQLKVAYIGALDNNSGDPGKVTERYAEAALNNLLANQAVAQTFTKAIGCTIKWRADAQ comes from the coding sequence ATGCGAAAATCACTTCCCCTCCTGTGCCTGCTAGGCTTATTCGCGCTGCTTACCTCTGCCATCATGGTGAGCAATGGTTACCAGATTGGCGACATTGCCGCTGACTTTAAACTGAAGAACGTGAACGGCCAGCTGATGAGCCTTAAAGACCAGAAGAACGCCAAAGGCTACGTGGTCACGTTCACCTGCAACACCTGCCCGTTTGCCAAACTGTATGAAGACCGCCTCATCCAGCTTCACCAGAAATATGCGCCGCTGGGCTACCCCGTGGTGGCCATTAACCCAAACGACGTGAAGGCCTCGCCGGGAGACTCTTTTGTGAAGATGCAGGAACGCGCCAAAGACAAGAAATTCCCGTTCGTGTACCTTTATGATGAGACCCAGGAAGTGGCCAAGCGTTTCGGGGCCACCAGAACGCCGCACCTGTACATCTTGCAGAAAACGGACCAAGGCCAGTTGAAGGTAGCCTACATTGGCGCCCTGGACAACAACTCCGGAGACCCTGGCAAAGTAACAGAACGCTACGCCGAGGCCGCGCTCAACAACTTGCTGGCCAACCAAGCCGTCGCGCAGACCTTTACCAAAGCCATTGGCTGCACCATTAAATGGCGCGCCGACGCTCAGTAA
- a CDS encoding TlpA disulfide reductase family protein codes for MRKGLLLCLFLVIGVTGGTTAFGQSPKVPVIKLAQLQKYLQSPADTTYIINLWATWCKPCVEEIPHFEALQKQYAGKPVKVLLVSLDFAKDLDKKVIPFVQKRQLQSTVLLLDEPDYNSWIDAFDPAWSGALPATLFLNNAKKQRFFVEKPLTPALLQEYLSTKFSLTP; via the coding sequence ATGCGTAAAGGTCTGCTGCTTTGCTTGTTTCTGGTCATCGGGGTGACCGGCGGCACCACCGCGTTCGGGCAGAGCCCAAAAGTGCCGGTTATAAAATTGGCGCAGTTGCAGAAGTACCTGCAGTCCCCGGCAGACACTACCTACATCATCAACTTGTGGGCTACGTGGTGCAAGCCCTGCGTAGAGGAGATTCCGCATTTTGAGGCGCTGCAAAAGCAATACGCCGGCAAGCCTGTCAAGGTGTTGTTGGTGAGCCTAGACTTCGCCAAAGACCTGGATAAGAAAGTGATTCCATTTGTGCAGAAGCGACAGCTCCAGAGTACCGTGTTGCTGCTGGATGAGCCTGATTATAACTCCTGGATTGATGCCTTTGACCCCGCCTGGAGCGGCGCGCTGCCGGCCACGCTGTTTTTGAACAACGCCAAAAAGCAACGCTTCTTTGTAGAAAAGCCGCTCACGCCCGCCCTGCTGCAAGAATACCTGTCTACCAAATTCTCACTTACCCCATAA
- a CDS encoding DUF4157 domain-containing protein, with protein METALKNIKIIENSLFARIARWKLKSPNVAMVLGNSIHLSGVTRENFLKNKHWVAHELCHVKQFQEHGYYRFLWLYFLESLKVGYYNNRFEAEARLAGEKQWYSADEEPKLA; from the coding sequence ATGGAAACAGCCTTAAAAAACATAAAAATAATTGAGAACTCCCTGTTTGCCCGCATTGCCCGCTGGAAACTAAAGAGCCCCAACGTGGCCATGGTCTTAGGAAATTCCATCCATTTAAGCGGGGTGACCAGAGAGAACTTCCTGAAGAACAAACACTGGGTGGCGCATGAGCTGTGTCACGTCAAGCAGTTTCAGGAGCACGGTTATTACCGGTTTCTGTGGCTGTATTTTTTAGAGTCTCTGAAGGTGGGCTACTATAACAATCGGTTTGAAGCAGAGGCCAGATTGGCCGGGGAGAAGCAGTGGTATTCTGCCGATGAGGAACCAAAGCTAGCATAA
- a CDS encoding type 1 glutamine amidotransferase domain-containing protein, whose protein sequence is MSGKLTGKKIAILVEKGFEQVELEKPKAALEEAGAETHIISPKSGKVKAWDMTDWGKEFDVDKKLEDVVAADYDALLLPGDVMNPDYLRANEQAVAFVRAFNESGKPIAAICHGPWTLIEAQAVKGRQVTSWPSLRTDLTNAGANWVNEEVVTDKGLVTSRKPEDIPAFNKKMIEEFAEGIHNR, encoded by the coding sequence ATGTCAGGGAAACTAACCGGAAAGAAGATCGCCATTTTGGTAGAGAAAGGATTTGAACAAGTAGAACTGGAGAAACCAAAAGCCGCATTAGAAGAAGCCGGCGCCGAAACCCACATCATCTCCCCCAAGTCTGGAAAAGTGAAGGCTTGGGACATGACGGACTGGGGCAAGGAGTTTGACGTTGATAAAAAACTAGAGGACGTGGTAGCCGCTGACTATGATGCACTGTTACTGCCCGGCGACGTCATGAACCCAGATTACCTGCGCGCCAATGAGCAGGCCGTGGCCTTTGTGCGGGCCTTCAATGAATCTGGCAAACCCATTGCCGCCATCTGCCACGGCCCCTGGACGCTCATTGAAGCCCAGGCCGTGAAAGGCCGTCAAGTGACCAGCTGGCCCTCTCTGCGCACAGACCTTACCAACGCGGGAGCCAATTGGGTGAACGAGGAAGTAGTCACCGACAAAGGCCTAGTGACCAGCCGCAAGCCAGAGGACATTCCCGCCTTCAACAAAAAGATGATTGAAGAATTCGCCGAAGGTATTCACAACCGCTAA
- a CDS encoding acyl carrier protein has product MITATSPSIAKEVVKIISKTKEIQPSRLRETSNLSKEFGFDTVDVVDIIIQLEKSFKIVIPDEVPLNTVGDFVEFVSTHTIRQAS; this is encoded by the coding sequence ATGATAACTGCTACATCACCTTCTATTGCCAAAGAGGTAGTTAAAATCATCAGCAAGACCAAAGAGATTCAACCGTCGCGTTTACGGGAGACGTCCAACCTGAGCAAGGAGTTTGGGTTTGACACCGTAGACGTGGTAGATATAATTATTCAGCTGGAGAAGAGCTTCAAGATTGTGATTCCAGATGAGGTGCCTTTGAACACGGTAGGTGATTTTGTAGAATTTGTCTCTACGCACACCATCCGGCAGGCAAGCTAG